In Candidatus Omnitrophota bacterium, the DNA window AGAGCGACAAGCTCGACGACGTTATAAATTAAGTGTAAAAAGGTAGTCCCTCGACGCGCTCGCTCGTGCGAAACGCGGGCTCGCTTGCTCGGGACAAATTTTTGCACGCAAAAATTTGGAGACATTTTATGAAATTTAAAGATATTTACGAATTTGTTGTTAAAAGAGGCATCGCGAAAGACCCGCGCCAAAGAGCGGATATTAAAAAGACGCTCGCGAACGCAAGGAAGGAATATAATAAATTATCAGCCGCAAGAAAAGCGGCATTTGACAAAGAGAGGGTGAAGCATCCTTACGATGACACAAGGATGCTCTATGGCGATCCTGCCGCCGAGATAGAGACGATAATGGTCGGTATAGATATGGAAGTGGGCGAGCTATTGGTAGCAGACAGGCTGAGAGAAAAAGGTATCGGCATAGACCTTGTTATGGCCCATCATCCGGAAGGAAAAGCCCTTGCCGGGTTTTATCATGTCATGAGCATGCAGGCCGATATATTGAAAAAACTCGGGATTACATATTCCATAGGCAAGGAATTGCTGGATGAGCGTATGGCGGAGGTAGCCAGAAGCATATCCGCGGTAAATCACACAAGGAGCGTAGACGTGGCGCAGCTCTTGGACATTAATTACATGTGCGTTCATACGCCTGCCGATAATCATGTTACGGATTATTTGCAGAGGTTATTTGATAATAGAAAACCCAAGACTTTGAAAGACGTTATAAGCATACTGGATACCGTGCCCGAATACCGCGACGCGTCAAAAAAGAACGCGGGCGCTTTTATAATGATAGGCAAGGAAAAAGACAAAGCCGGCAAGATCGTCGTCGATATGACAGGCGGTACCGAGGGCTCGAAGAGGGTCTTTCCCAGGCTTTCCCAGGCGGGCGTCGGTACGCTGATAGGCATGCATTTCAGCGAGGAGCATTTCAAAGCGGCGAAGGCCGAGTATATAAATATAGTAGTCGCCGGCCACATATCGAGCGACACTCTCGGGTTGAATCTTCTTTTGGATTCGCTCTGCGAAAAAGACGATTTTAAAATTATACCTTGTTCGGGTTTTGTACGGGTTGACAGGCGAAAGAAATAAACTAAAAGATGGCTCATATACCAGATAACATATTAGACCAGATACTCGACAGGTGCAATATAGCCGAAGTTATATCCGGCTATATTCCTTTAAAACGGGCGGGAAGGAATTTTAGGGCACTCTGTCCGTTCCATCACGAAAAGACCCCATCCTTCATGGTCAATCCCGACAAGGGTATATACCACTGCTTCGGGTGCGGAGCCGGCGGAAACGCATTCAGTTTCGTTATGAAATATGAACGCCTTGAATTCCCGGAAGCGGCCAGGATGCTGGCGGAAAAGGCCGGCGTACCTATTCTGGAATACACAAAAGACGATTCGGGAAAAGACACCTCTCTGATAAACGGTATCTATAAAGCGCACGAGTTAGCGGCGGCATATTTCCAAGGCATACTTACATCCCTCGAGGCAAAGGGAGTAAAGGAATATCTTGTAAAGAGGGGGGTCAAGAGCGAGACGGTCAATAAGTTCCGTATAGGATTTGCGCCTGATTCGTGGGACGGCCTTCTGGGATATTTGACCAAGTGCGACATAGCTAAGGAGATAATAGAAAAATCCGGATTGATTATCCCGAAACAGGACGGCGGCGGTTATTATGACCGCTTTAGAAAACGGCTGATGTTTCCAATATTTGACCAGAAGGACAAGGTTATTGCTTTTGGAGGCAGAGTGCTTGACGATACGCTGCCAAAATACATGAATTCGCCGGAGACGCCGATATATAATAAAAGCAAGACGCTCTTCGGGCTTAATTTTA includes these proteins:
- a CDS encoding NGG1p interacting factor NIF3 encodes the protein MKFKDIYEFVVKRGIAKDPRQRADIKKTLANARKEYNKLSAARKAAFDKERVKHPYDDTRMLYGDPAAEIETIMVGIDMEVGELLVADRLREKGIGIDLVMAHHPEGKALAGFYHVMSMQADILKKLGITYSIGKELLDERMAEVARSISAVNHTRSVDVAQLLDINYMCVHTPADNHVTDYLQRLFDNRKPKTLKDVISILDTVPEYRDASKKNAGAFIMIGKEKDKAGKIVVDMTGGTEGSKRVFPRLSQAGVGTLIGMHFSEEHFKAAKAEYINIVVAGHISSDTLGLNLLLDSLCEKDDFKIIPCSGFVRVDRRKK